The Algoriphagus sp. TR-M9 genome has a window encoding:
- a CDS encoding sigma-54-dependent transcriptional regulator yields the protein MKHILLVEDDLTYSRIVKTFLEKNGFKVQTAIKVKEAQQLFTSSKFDLIIADFRLPDGTGMELLQWSKANYPQTQVILITHYSDIRIAIKAMKLGAFEYITKPINPDELLATVNESLTSRVAEESAPNTISNPAPSTNTPKSETAGSSYVIGSSPEAEKLEKHIQVVAPTDLSVLVLGETGTGKEFISRRIHDLSPRHDGPFVAIDCGALPKELAGSELFGHVKGAFTGALENKTGHFEMANGGTIFLDEIGNLSYEVQIQLLRAIQERTIRKIGGNKEIKIDVRIIAATNDNLLIQAGDGHFREDLYHRLNEFTLSAIPLRSRKDDLEDFTAQFLAESNQRLNKNVKGFTSETWEIFLGYDWPGNLRELRNIIKRAVLLTSGELVEKEALPADIYEPAHGTGSQIGTTLSSGKNDLPSPKDYKSQWIEQEKELIQKVLQDTKFNKSKTARILKMDRKTLYSKMEKYGLD from the coding sequence ATGAAGCATATACTATTAGTAGAGGATGACCTTACCTATTCCAGGATAGTCAAGACCTTTCTAGAGAAAAATGGATTTAAGGTCCAAACTGCTATCAAAGTAAAGGAAGCACAGCAGCTTTTTACCAGTTCTAAATTTGACCTGATCATTGCCGACTTCAGACTACCAGACGGCACTGGCATGGAACTTCTGCAATGGTCTAAAGCCAACTACCCTCAAACCCAGGTGATACTGATCACGCACTACTCTGATATTAGAATCGCGATCAAAGCCATGAAACTTGGGGCTTTTGAATACATCACCAAGCCAATCAATCCGGATGAACTTCTAGCTACCGTAAATGAATCCCTGACCTCTAGGGTTGCAGAAGAGTCCGCTCCTAATACAATAAGCAACCCGGCCCCTTCTACCAACACTCCGAAATCAGAAACTGCAGGGTCTTCCTATGTGATAGGCTCTTCTCCAGAAGCAGAAAAATTGGAAAAACATATTCAAGTGGTAGCCCCTACTGACCTTAGTGTACTAGTGCTAGGAGAAACAGGAACGGGAAAGGAATTTATATCCAGAAGGATCCATGACCTTTCACCAAGACACGATGGGCCTTTTGTAGCCATAGACTGTGGCGCATTGCCAAAGGAACTGGCAGGAAGTGAGCTGTTTGGTCATGTCAAGGGAGCCTTTACAGGTGCCCTGGAAAACAAAACAGGGCATTTTGAAATGGCGAATGGAGGCACCATATTTTTAGATGAAATCGGAAACCTGAGCTATGAGGTACAGATTCAATTACTTCGTGCCATACAGGAACGAACCATACGCAAAATCGGAGGAAACAAGGAGATTAAAATAGATGTCAGAATCATAGCTGCGACTAACGATAACCTGCTGATCCAGGCTGGAGACGGACATTTCAGAGAAGATCTTTACCACCGCTTAAATGAATTTACGCTGAGTGCCATTCCTTTGCGAAGCAGAAAAGATGATCTGGAAGATTTTACCGCTCAGTTTTTGGCAGAAAGTAATCAAAGGCTCAATAAAAATGTAAAGGGTTTTACCTCTGAGACCTGGGAAATATTCTTGGGCTATGACTGGCCCGGCAACCTGCGCGAACTCAGAAATATCATCAAGCGGGCAGTACTCTTAACCTCTGGGGAACTGGTCGAAAAGGAAGCTCTGCCCGCAGACATCTACGAGCCAGCCCATGGCACTGGCAGTCAGATCGGAACTACCCTAAGTTCAGGCAAAAATGATCTCCCGTCCCCAAAAGATTACAAATCTCAGTGGATCGAGCAAGAAAAAGAACTGATTCAGAAGGTTTTACAAGACACAAAGTTCAACAAATCCAAAACAGCTCGAATCCTGAAAATGGATAGAAAAACACTGTATAGCAAAATGGAAAAGTACGGTCTGGATTAA
- a CDS encoding amidophosphoribosyltransferase: MSDAIKHECGIAMIRLRKPAQYYIDKYGSAAFASNRLYVLMQKQINRGQDGAGVANVKIDTKPGTRYISRYRSVEPSAVNFIFDKINKKFKKAKKIGGENALKDGEWLKENTAFTGEVWLGHLRYGTHGENSIETCHPFLKQNNWRSRNLVMAGNFNMTNVEELFDKLVQLGQHPKEKTDTVTVMEKIGHFLDEENQRIFDKYKHQYSNEQITQVIENELDLARILRRSCRDFDGGYAMAGIVGNGSSFVVRDPSGIRPAFYYADDEVIVVASEKPAIKSAFNIDFKAIKEIKPGHALVINKDGSYDESEIMPAREKKSCSFERIYFSRGTDPNIYQERKNLGKALIPQILKAIDFDLKNTVFSYIPNTAETAFLGMIEGLEDYLAIKRREVILDGKPHMGDLDELLNFRPRVEKLVSKDVKLRTFITNDDDRDSIVANVYDTTYEVIKPGVDTLVVIDDSIVRGTTLEKSILTTLDKLNPKRIIIVSSAPQIRFPDCYGIDMSRMKEFIAFRAALALLKERKIENKLDEIYEACVAEPLSPENFVKGVYSSFTDDEVSEKISEIVTNPEIRAEVKVIYQTVENLHACCPDNLGDWYFTGDYPTTGGTRVVNKAFANFMEGKTIRAY, encoded by the coding sequence ATGAGTGATGCTATCAAACACGAATGCGGCATAGCAATGATCAGATTGCGAAAGCCAGCCCAATATTATATCGATAAATACGGGTCGGCTGCCTTTGCCTCCAATAGGCTTTATGTCCTGATGCAAAAGCAGATTAATCGAGGACAAGATGGTGCAGGAGTCGCCAATGTCAAGATCGATACCAAGCCAGGCACCAGATATATCAGTAGATATAGGTCTGTAGAGCCTTCAGCGGTCAATTTTATCTTTGATAAAATCAATAAGAAATTCAAGAAAGCCAAGAAAATCGGAGGTGAAAATGCGCTGAAAGACGGAGAATGGCTGAAGGAGAATACGGCTTTTACAGGGGAAGTGTGGTTAGGTCACCTGAGATATGGCACACATGGGGAAAATTCCATAGAAACCTGCCATCCCTTTCTCAAGCAGAATAACTGGAGAAGCCGAAACCTAGTGATGGCCGGTAACTTCAACATGACCAATGTGGAGGAACTTTTTGATAAACTGGTACAGCTCGGACAGCATCCTAAAGAGAAAACAGATACCGTCACCGTAATGGAGAAAATCGGGCATTTCCTTGACGAAGAAAACCAGCGGATTTTTGACAAGTACAAGCATCAGTACTCCAATGAGCAGATCACTCAGGTGATAGAAAATGAATTGGATCTGGCTAGGATTCTCCGAAGGTCATGCAGGGATTTTGACGGTGGATATGCCATGGCAGGCATCGTGGGAAACGGTTCCTCCTTTGTGGTAAGGGATCCGTCTGGAATCCGTCCTGCGTTTTATTATGCTGATGATGAGGTGATTGTGGTTGCCTCAGAGAAGCCGGCGATCAAGTCTGCTTTCAATATAGATTTTAAAGCCATCAAGGAAATTAAACCCGGACACGCTTTAGTGATCAATAAGGATGGCTCCTATGACGAATCTGAAATCATGCCTGCCAGAGAGAAGAAATCCTGTTCTTTTGAGCGGATTTATTTTTCAAGAGGTACAGATCCAAATATCTACCAAGAACGCAAAAATCTAGGCAAAGCTTTGATCCCGCAGATTCTCAAGGCTATTGATTTTGATTTGAAAAACACTGTTTTTTCCTACATCCCCAATACAGCAGAAACTGCGTTTCTGGGCATGATAGAGGGCTTGGAAGATTACCTGGCTATTAAGAGGAGAGAAGTGATATTGGACGGAAAGCCTCATATGGGTGATCTGGACGAATTGCTGAACTTCCGTCCAAGAGTAGAAAAACTAGTCAGTAAGGATGTCAAATTAAGAACCTTTATCACCAACGACGATGATCGGGACTCCATAGTGGCCAATGTGTACGATACCACCTATGAGGTGATCAAACCAGGCGTAGATACCTTGGTGGTGATTGATGATAGTATAGTAAGAGGAACTACTTTGGAGAAAAGCATCCTGACTACCTTGGATAAACTGAACCCAAAGCGAATCATCATCGTCTCTTCAGCTCCACAGATCAGATTCCCGGATTGCTACGGCATAGACATGTCCAGAATGAAGGAGTTTATTGCTTTCAGAGCCGCTTTGGCTTTGCTCAAGGAGCGAAAAATAGAAAATAAGCTAGATGAGATATACGAAGCTTGTGTGGCAGAACCCTTGTCTCCGGAGAATTTTGTGAAGGGAGTTTACAGCTCATTTACAGATGATGAAGTGTCGGAGAAAATATCTGAAATCGTCACCAATCCGGAGATCAGAGCTGAAGTAAAAGTGATCTATCAGACGGTAGAAAATCTGCATGCCTGCTGTCCGGATAACCTTGGAGATTGGTACTTTACAGGTGATTACCCTACCACAGGAGGTACCCGGGTAGTGAATAAGGCGTTTGCCAATTTTATGGAAGGCAAAACCATACGGGCGTATTAG
- a CDS encoding M42 family metallopeptidase, whose product MDINVSLLKQICEIAGAPGFEKRVRDLVIELVTPLADEVKTDNIGNVIAIKKGKRNPDGKRVMVAAHMDEIGFIVTHIDDNGFLRFHTLGGFDPKTLTAQRVIVHGKKDLVGVMGSKPIHVMSTEERAKLPKTRDFFIDLGMPKEEVEKYISVGDPVTRDRELIEMGDCVNCKSIDNRVAVFILLEALRELKDPAYDVYATFTVQEEVGLRGANVAAHGINPDFGIALDTTIAFDVPGAQAHEKVTELGKGTAIKIMDAMTICDYRMVEFMKQTADKATIAWQPEILVAGGTDTAGVQRMGKQGAIAGAISIPTRHLHQVIEMAHKKDIADSIALLKACLEQVDSYDWKH is encoded by the coding sequence ATGGACATAAATGTATCTCTTTTAAAGCAAATATGTGAAATCGCCGGTGCGCCCGGATTCGAGAAAAGAGTGAGAGATTTAGTAATCGAGCTGGTGACTCCACTGGCCGATGAAGTGAAAACTGATAACATAGGGAATGTAATCGCTATCAAAAAGGGAAAACGAAATCCAGACGGAAAGCGGGTGATGGTGGCTGCGCACATGGACGAAATCGGTTTCATCGTCACGCATATAGATGACAATGGCTTTCTGCGGTTCCATACTTTGGGGGGATTTGACCCGAAAACCTTGACAGCTCAGCGGGTGATCGTGCATGGTAAAAAGGATCTGGTAGGTGTGATGGGCAGTAAGCCTATTCACGTAATGTCTACCGAGGAACGCGCCAAACTACCGAAGACCAGGGACTTTTTCATTGATCTGGGAATGCCAAAAGAAGAAGTGGAAAAGTACATTTCTGTGGGGGATCCAGTGACCAGAGACCGGGAGCTTATTGAGATGGGGGACTGCGTGAACTGTAAATCTATAGACAATAGAGTAGCGGTATTTATCCTATTGGAAGCTTTGCGCGAGCTAAAAGACCCAGCTTATGATGTATACGCCACCTTTACGGTACAGGAGGAAGTGGGACTGCGAGGAGCAAATGTAGCTGCTCACGGGATCAATCCCGATTTTGGGATCGCGCTGGATACCACGATTGCTTTTGATGTACCAGGGGCTCAGGCTCACGAAAAAGTCACCGAGCTAGGTAAAGGAACCGCAATCAAAATTATGGATGCTATGACCATTTGCGATTATCGAATGGTGGAGTTTATGAAACAGACTGCGGACAAGGCAACTATTGCCTGGCAACCAGAAATACTAGTGGCTGGAGGTACTGATACCGCCGGTGTGCAGCGCATGGGCAAGCAGGGAGCTATAGCAGGGGCGATTTCCATTCCTACACGTCACCTGCATCAGGTGATAGAAATGGCGCACAAGAAGGATATTGCCGATTCCATTGCCTTGTTAAAAGCTTGTCTGGAGCAAGTCGATTCGTACGATTGGAAGCACTAG
- a CDS encoding App1 family protein, translating to MTKSKRDRIKVEPFLAFGNTHEVFFKGRVITAYQQKRPSSRNGWLKNVLATIKRYAGSSVPNMTVEIIFQDKTYVVQTDQDGVFELQVGDSPAQSAQNEIVTFQVVHPEIKNSPVAHLEVLRYSGATGVISDIDDTVIISHSTDLGRKFWLSVSKNALTRRPLPGVSSFYRKLTENGKLPMFYVSSSDWSLFDLIKDFLRFRHIPDGPLLLKDKHINLKNVWKSGGGDHQHKYQKIVHLFKLYPEMAFYLIGDSGQEDPEIYADMVQKYPNRVKGVFIRLVGKFDPARRKQLEEKISTENFHFVETSEQAIAILEQEMKEN from the coding sequence ATGACTAAAAGCAAGCGGGATAGAATCAAAGTGGAGCCTTTTTTGGCATTTGGAAATACGCATGAGGTTTTTTTCAAAGGTCGCGTCATCACAGCCTACCAGCAGAAAAGACCATCCTCCAGGAATGGCTGGCTTAAGAATGTCTTAGCGACCATCAAAAGATATGCAGGTTCTTCGGTCCCTAACATGACCGTAGAAATAATTTTTCAGGATAAAACCTATGTGGTGCAAACGGACCAGGATGGGGTCTTTGAGTTGCAGGTTGGGGATTCGCCGGCTCAGTCCGCGCAAAATGAAATCGTCACCTTTCAGGTAGTCCACCCAGAAATTAAGAATTCTCCCGTCGCGCACCTGGAGGTGCTACGCTATTCGGGGGCTACAGGAGTGATTTCTGATATAGATGATACGGTGATCATTTCACATTCTACGGATTTAGGGAGGAAGTTTTGGCTATCTGTATCTAAAAATGCTTTAACACGAAGACCCTTACCCGGTGTCTCTTCTTTTTACAGAAAACTGACCGAGAATGGAAAACTCCCCATGTTTTACGTATCCAGTAGTGATTGGTCACTGTTTGATTTGATCAAGGACTTCCTGAGGTTTCGGCATATCCCCGATGGTCCATTATTGCTAAAGGACAAGCATATAAACCTGAAAAATGTATGGAAATCCGGTGGTGGTGACCACCAGCACAAGTATCAAAAGATCGTTCATCTATTTAAGTTGTACCCAGAGATGGCTTTTTACCTGATAGGGGATAGCGGACAGGAAGACCCCGAGATCTATGCTGACATGGTACAAAAGTATCCCAATAGAGTGAAGGGGGTTTTTATTAGGCTGGTGGGGAAATTTGATCCGGCTAGAAGAAAACAATTGGAAGAAAAGATCTCCACAGAAAATTTTCATTTTGTAGAGACTTCAGAGCAGGCGATAGCGATACTGGAACAGGAAATGAAAGAGAACTAG
- a CDS encoding diacylglycerol/lipid kinase family protein: MKNCLFILNPISGDNNYQKEELFAQVEDSLKLYNFHFVETTGENDPEKIQKKLTEYQPDLVMVGGGDGTVKMAAMALKSSSVPMCVVPLGSANGLAKCLGIEVLTDALEAVRDHEVKAIDAIDINGEICLHLADFGMNASMIRKFEDDDSRGMLGYVKNSLSELFSAEPKNFTLKFGEEEVDLSSKMMVIANGDQYGTGAKVNCSGVMDDGKFEVISINPLTADDFLKMTVAFFKGDLDEMENVQTWQVEECEIINHHEAEFQIDGEVMNHPKSIQAKIHKHAFNFLVGKSFDNCRTSEV, translated from the coding sequence ATGAAAAATTGCCTGTTTATCTTGAACCCCATCTCCGGAGATAATAATTACCAAAAGGAGGAGCTATTCGCTCAAGTGGAAGACTCACTTAAGCTGTATAATTTTCACTTTGTGGAAACTACCGGTGAAAATGACCCCGAAAAAATCCAGAAAAAATTAACGGAATATCAGCCCGATCTGGTGATGGTAGGAGGTGGAGATGGTACCGTGAAAATGGCAGCTATGGCGCTGAAATCAAGCTCGGTTCCGATGTGTGTGGTTCCGCTTGGCTCCGCAAATGGGCTGGCCAAATGCCTGGGAATAGAGGTGCTGACTGATGCCTTGGAGGCTGTACGAGATCATGAGGTGAAAGCGATTGACGCTATCGATATCAATGGGGAGATCTGTCTTCATTTGGCGGATTTTGGGATGAATGCCAGTATGATCCGGAAATTTGAAGACGACGATTCCCGCGGTATGCTGGGCTATGTGAAGAACTCCCTTTCTGAACTTTTCTCTGCGGAGCCCAAAAATTTCACTTTGAAATTTGGTGAAGAAGAAGTAGATCTTTCTTCAAAAATGATGGTTATCGCAAACGGAGACCAGTATGGAACTGGAGCCAAAGTGAATTGCAGTGGAGTGATGGACGATGGGAAATTTGAGGTGATCTCCATTAATCCTTTGACCGCTGACGATTTCTTGAAAATGACCGTAGCTTTTTTTAAGGGTGATCTGGATGAAATGGAGAATGTGCAGACTTGGCAGGTGGAGGAGTGTGAAATCATCAATCATCATGAAGCCGAGTTTCAGATTGATGGAGAAGTCATGAACCATCCTAAATCCATTCAGGCCAAGATTCATAAGCATGCATTTAACTTTTTGGTGGGTAAATCCTTTGATAACTGCCGTACTTCTGAAGTTTGA
- a CDS encoding 3-keto-disaccharide hydrolase: MFKKLLAASLIATSFFSCNTNKSEIKQLPQPESEWIAMFDGESLEGWTPKIYHHETGDNYQNTFRVVDGAIEVNYDDYNEGFNDRYGHLFYDKPFSSFHMTWEYRFTDQWLEDAASYTYRNSGVMFHSQAPETILKEQDWPISVEWQMLAEEKEGVPRPTGNMCSPGTDVFFEGEKDPRHCINSTSPTFQWDEWVKADLIVYGDSLVIHLVNGDTVLQYTKPQIGGGVANNFDPKYKEDGKALTEGYIGLQSEGQGVIFKNLKIKEL, encoded by the coding sequence ATGTTCAAAAAACTACTGGCAGCTAGCTTGATCGCGACGAGTTTCTTCTCCTGCAACACCAATAAATCAGAAATAAAGCAGCTGCCTCAGCCTGAATCAGAATGGATCGCTATGTTTGATGGAGAAAGCCTGGAAGGCTGGACGCCGAAAATCTACCATCACGAGACGGGTGACAATTACCAAAATACTTTTCGGGTGGTGGATGGAGCGATTGAAGTGAACTATGACGATTATAATGAGGGATTTAATGACCGTTATGGACATTTGTTTTACGACAAGCCCTTTTCTTCTTTCCACATGACATGGGAATACAGGTTCACGGACCAATGGCTGGAAGATGCAGCTAGCTATACCTATAGAAACAGCGGGGTGATGTTTCACTCCCAAGCTCCAGAGACGATTTTGAAAGAGCAGGATTGGCCGATATCTGTGGAGTGGCAGATGCTGGCCGAGGAAAAAGAAGGAGTTCCTAGACCCACAGGCAACATGTGTTCACCGGGTACCGATGTGTTTTTCGAAGGGGAAAAGGACCCAAGACACTGTATCAATTCTACTTCTCCTACCTTCCAGTGGGATGAGTGGGTAAAAGCCGATTTGATCGTATATGGAGATTCATTGGTCATCCATTTGGTGAATGGCGATACGGTCCTGCAGTACACCAAACCGCAGATTGGGGGAGGAGTGGCCAATAACTTTGATCCGAAATACAAGGAAGATGGCAAGGCGTTGACCGAAGGCTATATAGGTCTGCAGAGCGAAGGTCAGGGTGTGATTTTTAAGAATTTGAAAATTAAAGAGCTTTGA
- a CDS encoding Gfo/Idh/MocA family protein: MLQKISICLFLLFCYQVSFAQHKRTKIGVAGLTHGHVGWILNAKDRPDLEIVGIAEPNRELAKRLTEQHGISMDLVFDSMTEMLDKTQPEAVTAFGNIYDHLAVVEACAPRGIHVMVEKPLAVSLEHAEKMKALAEEHDIHLITNYETTWYPSTFKAQELLQEGAVGELRKIIVRDGHKGPKKIGVNEEFLEWLTDPKLNGGGAIIDFGCYGANLVTWLHQGKRPNSVTAVTNQLQPENNPKVDDEATIILNYEESQAIIQASWNWPIGRKDMEIYGLTGAIYADNPTDLRVRIAEGYSDYEEKSMKLEYENSPFEDPFTLLLAVVHGDLELEEYALPSLENNLIVVEILSAAVESAKSGKTVYLK; encoded by the coding sequence ATGCTACAAAAAATCAGTATTTGCCTGTTTCTTCTTTTTTGCTACCAAGTCAGCTTTGCGCAGCACAAAAGAACAAAAATCGGAGTAGCAGGTCTCACCCATGGACATGTAGGGTGGATTCTAAATGCGAAGGACCGGCCTGATTTGGAAATCGTAGGAATAGCCGAACCGAACCGGGAACTCGCCAAAAGGCTGACCGAGCAGCATGGAATTTCCATGGATCTGGTCTTTGACTCTATGACTGAGATGCTGGACAAAACCCAACCAGAAGCAGTCACCGCTTTTGGGAATATCTATGATCATTTGGCGGTGGTAGAAGCCTGCGCGCCGCGTGGAATTCATGTAATGGTGGAGAAACCCCTAGCAGTAAGTCTAGAACATGCCGAAAAAATGAAAGCTTTGGCAGAAGAACACGACATCCATCTGATCACCAACTATGAGACCACATGGTATCCTAGCACCTTCAAAGCTCAGGAACTCTTGCAGGAAGGGGCCGTGGGTGAACTGAGGAAAATAATCGTGCGAGACGGGCACAAAGGACCCAAAAAAATCGGGGTAAATGAGGAATTTCTGGAATGGCTGACCGATCCTAAATTAAACGGAGGCGGAGCGATTATTGACTTTGGCTGCTATGGGGCAAACCTGGTCACCTGGCTCCACCAGGGTAAACGCCCAAATTCGGTCACCGCGGTGACTAATCAATTACAGCCTGAAAACAACCCAAAGGTGGACGATGAGGCCACTATTATCCTGAATTACGAGGAATCACAAGCTATTATTCAGGCTTCTTGGAATTGGCCTATAGGCAGAAAAGACATGGAAATTTACGGACTGACAGGTGCTATCTATGCAGACAATCCTACTGATCTGAGGGTGAGAATAGCGGAAGGTTACAGTGACTATGAGGAAAAATCCATGAAGCTGGAATACGAAAACAGTCCTTTTGAGGATCCATTCACCCTGCTGCTGGCAGTGGTCCATGGAGACCTGGAACTGGAAGAATATGCGCTTCCTTCATTAGAAAACAATCTGATCGTGGTAGAAATCCTATCAGCTGCAGTAGAAAGCGCCAAATCAGGCAAAACTGTGTATTTGAAGTAA
- a CDS encoding 3-ketoacyl-ACP reductase, translating into MSRVALITGGSRGIGLGIAKQLAKEGIDLAINGVREEASVQETLAELRGSGVKVEYLQGNIALKEDRTSILEGLQAKFGKIDILVNNAGVAPRTRSDIFDITEEDFDHLMDINQKGTFFLTQAIAKWMTDLKAEHPESAISIVNITSISATVASTTRAAYCMAKSSLAMMSQVLAVKMAQAGIPVYEIRPGVIETDMIEKVRETYHKGVKSGMTLEPRMGEPKDIGKVVAALVRGDLPYSTGQVIVVDGGMTVPRM; encoded by the coding sequence ATGAGCCGAGTAGCTTTAATCACCGGAGGATCCAGGGGAATTGGATTGGGAATAGCGAAACAATTAGCCAAGGAAGGGATAGATTTGGCCATAAACGGAGTGCGTGAAGAGGCCAGCGTACAAGAAACCCTGGCAGAATTGAGAGGTAGCGGAGTGAAAGTGGAGTATCTGCAAGGAAACATCGCCCTGAAAGAGGATAGGACGAGTATACTCGAAGGTCTGCAAGCTAAATTTGGTAAAATAGACATCCTAGTGAACAACGCCGGAGTGGCGCCCCGAACACGAAGTGACATTTTTGACATTACGGAAGAGGACTTTGACCACCTAATGGACATCAACCAAAAAGGCACTTTCTTTCTGACTCAGGCTATCGCAAAGTGGATGACTGATCTAAAGGCTGAGCATCCCGAATCAGCAATCTCCATCGTAAACATCACTTCCATCTCAGCGACTGTAGCTTCGACTACCCGTGCTGCTTACTGCATGGCAAAGTCCTCTCTGGCTATGATGTCCCAGGTATTGGCAGTAAAAATGGCGCAGGCTGGCATTCCTGTATATGAAATCCGGCCTGGAGTCATAGAAACTGACATGATAGAAAAGGTACGCGAAACCTACCACAAGGGAGTCAAAAGCGGAATGACCCTAGAGCCCAGAATGGGTGAACCTAAGGATATTGGCAAGGTGGTGGCAGCTCTGGTCAGGGGAGATCTTCCCTACTCTACGGGTCAGGTCATCGTGGTAGACGGAGGAATGACCGTGCCGAGGATGTAA
- a CDS encoding oxidoreductase: MSTGKYKPPFPRVAQLKTAEILRDHLKKEGIDLPFDEELTSGEDSPFAQAHTTRAGNRIGNAFCILPMEGWDGTKDGKPTELTKRRWRNFAISGAKLLWGCEAVAVQPDGRANPNQLMINEGNLSDFEDLYQMVEQEHLQAFGDSSDLLTGLQLTHSGRFCKPNSKTKMEPKILYSHPVLNQKFGLAEDYPLMSDGEITELIDAYVIAAVRAQKTGFKFVDIKHCHGYLGHEFLSAYDREGRYGKSIENRSRFIREIVSGIRTEAPSLEIGVRMSIFDWAPFKPGPDGTGIPASEGNYTYAFGGDENGSGENLKESFEFLKELENLDIELLCTTAGSPYYNPHIQRPALFPPSDGYNPPEDPLHGVARQISAVAEVKQAFPKFYTVGSAYSYLQEWLPHVGQSVLASGKADSIGLGRMVLSYPELPADVLEGTPMKRAKICRTFSDCTTAPRNGMISGCFPLDPFYKKMEIHETLKTIKSS; encoded by the coding sequence ATGAGTACCGGAAAATACAAACCACCGTTCCCCAGAGTTGCCCAACTGAAAACGGCAGAAATCCTAAGAGATCACCTGAAGAAAGAGGGCATAGACCTACCTTTTGATGAAGAATTGACTTCAGGCGAAGACTCCCCGTTTGCGCAGGCACACACCACACGTGCCGGCAATAGAATAGGCAATGCATTCTGTATTCTTCCCATGGAGGGCTGGGATGGCACCAAGGATGGCAAGCCCACAGAACTCACTAAAAGACGATGGCGGAATTTTGCGATCAGCGGAGCAAAGCTACTCTGGGGCTGTGAAGCTGTGGCCGTGCAGCCCGATGGAAGAGCCAATCCCAATCAGTTGATGATCAATGAAGGTAACCTGAGCGATTTTGAGGACTTATATCAAATGGTGGAGCAGGAGCATCTTCAGGCATTTGGTGACAGCAGCGACTTACTTACCGGACTGCAACTCACGCATTCTGGAAGGTTTTGTAAGCCCAATAGTAAAACCAAAATGGAGCCTAAGATCCTTTATTCACACCCCGTTTTAAATCAGAAATTTGGTCTGGCTGAAGATTATCCACTGATGAGTGATGGTGAAATCACCGAGCTGATAGATGCCTATGTCATAGCTGCAGTTCGTGCCCAAAAAACCGGTTTTAAATTCGTGGACATCAAACATTGCCACGGGTATTTGGGGCACGAATTCTTAAGTGCTTATGACCGGGAAGGCCGCTATGGCAAATCCATTGAAAACCGTTCGCGATTTATACGGGAAATAGTCTCTGGGATAAGAACGGAGGCTCCCAGTCTGGAAATTGGAGTGAGAATGAGCATTTTTGATTGGGCGCCCTTCAAACCTGGGCCAGACGGCACCGGTATTCCTGCTTCCGAGGGCAATTACACCTATGCATTTGGTGGGGATGAAAATGGAAGCGGAGAGAACCTCAAGGAGTCCTTTGAGTTTTTGAAAGAATTAGAAAACTTGGACATTGAGCTTCTATGCACCACGGCCGGCAGTCCCTATTACAATCCTCACATTCAGCGCCCTGCCTTATTCCCTCCTTCTGACGGCTATAATCCACCCGAAGATCCACTTCACGGGGTAGCTAGACAGATCAGCGCAGTGGCCGAGGTAAAGCAAGCTTTTCCAAAATTCTACACGGTAGGCTCTGCCTATTCCTACTTGCAGGAGTGGCTTCCTCATGTAGGTCAAAGCGTTCTTGCCAGCGGAAAAGCAGATTCCATAGGCTTGGGCAGAATGGTCCTTAGCTATCCGGAATTACCTGCAGATGTACTGGAAGGAACTCCTATGAAGCGGGCAAAGATCTGTAGAACCTTCTCAGATTGTACTACAGCACCTAGGAACGGGATGATCTCCGGATGCTTTCCTTTAGATCCTTTTTACAAAAAAATGGAAATACACGAGACACTTAAAACCATCAAATCATCATGA